Proteins from a single region of Scatophagus argus isolate fScaArg1 chromosome 23, fScaArg1.pri, whole genome shotgun sequence:
- the LOC124054511 gene encoding caspase activity and apoptosis inhibitor 1, with amino-acid sequence MLRKKSSSTEKKRKHSQSEERHDNNKRRSTESTLEDSKDDLADPELDRIGSDIEDGGLDLSLPFQPITAYVKDKREMLEQCFHVLGDKKLRKMLPDELKDCNLEEIKKLCWEQLEPISETNLTQILTGEEVTSGNGDKNTESQQDSNVDSTSCLKETAKAEDPKQEGGGSGEESDVLSINADAYDSDIEGPKEEHAVKDVDGAVKVVDSSGEGAHPALNRDPANPEPPTGSQPTEAKKDIQSDIDKSVSEILAFSSTSSKEAAEEVQRMPPHGADLSSPIQGGPVSSCSPAACQPSVQQLELLELEMRARAIKALMKASNGKKPCLTKNA; translated from the exons ATGCTCAGAAAGAAGTCAAGTagcactgaaaagaaaaggaaacactcGCAGTCTGAGGAGCGACACGACAACAATAAACGCAGAAGTACGGAATCCACCTTGGAG GACTCCAAAGATGATCTCGCTGACCCAGAGCTGGACAGGATTGGTAGTGACATCGAGGATGGAGGACTCGACCTCAGCCTGCCCTTCCAGCCCATCACAGCTTATGTCAAAGACAAGCGGGAGATGCTGGAGCAGTGTTTTCACGTGCTGGGTGACAAGAAGCTACGGAAAATGCTGCCTGATGAACTAAAG GACTGTAATTTAGAGGAAATCAAAAAGCTGTGCTGGGAGCAGCTGGAGCCAATCTCAGAGACAAATCTTACACAGATCTTAACAG GGGAAGAAGTGACATCTGGAAATGGcgacaaaaacacagaaagcca GCAAGACAGTAATGTGGACTCTACTTCTTGCCTCAAAGAAACTGCAAAAGCTGAGGACCCTAAGCAAG AGGGTGGTGGTTCGGGGGAGGAAAGTGACGTCCTAAGCATAAACGCAGACGCTTACGATAGTGACATAGAGGGACCCAAAGAGGAGCACGCTGTTAAAGATGTGGACGGGGCGGTGAAGGTAGTCGACAGCAGCGGGGAAGGTGCTCACCCAGCCTTAAACCGTGACCCAGCGAACCCTGAACCTCCCACGGGCTCTCAACCAACAGAAGCAAAAAAAGACATCCAAAGCGACATAGACAAAAGCGTTAGTGAGATTTTAGCGTTTTCATCCACTTCAAGCAAAGAGGCAGCTGAGGAGGTACAGAGAATGCCCCCCCATGGTGCAGATCTTAGTTCACCGATTCAAGGCGGACCAGTTTCAAGTTGTTCACCCGCAGCATGTCAACCGTCAGTTCAGCAGCTGGAGCTTCTGGAGTTGGAAATGAGGGCGAGGGCAATCAAAGCCCTGATGAAAGCAAGTAACGGGAAAAAGCCTTGTTTAACAAAAAATGCTtag